One Prolixibacteraceae bacterium DNA segment encodes these proteins:
- a CDS encoding DUF2807 domain-containing protein, producing MRLFLTTLLTLIIGFAHAEKIQKREVEPFSEITLKIEAQLHFIQDDVQSIEIRVGKASTMQKIITEVKDRQLIVRFTNNDRWFKDWEPGKIDIYITAPDIEALNVAGSGSIKVEDELNSRIIDLNLNGSGDITVDYLETEKMNVNIQGSGSIKVKNCSEVSGFKALISGSGDFFGMAVPTKKAKIKISGSGVCEITCNGKIDATIIGSGQVLYKGNPDIDTKIVGRGKVMVKK from the coding sequence ATGAGATTATTTCTAACAACGTTATTGACGCTAATCATTGGATTCGCACATGCCGAAAAAATCCAAAAGAGAGAGGTAGAGCCTTTTTCAGAAATTACACTTAAAATTGAAGCACAACTACACTTCATTCAAGATGATGTACAATCAATTGAAATTCGTGTGGGCAAAGCTTCTACAATGCAGAAAATAATTACAGAAGTTAAAGATCGTCAATTGATTGTCCGTTTTACCAATAATGACAGATGGTTTAAAGATTGGGAACCTGGTAAAATTGACATATATATAACTGCTCCTGATATCGAAGCTCTTAATGTGGCAGGTTCTGGATCGATTAAAGTAGAAGATGAATTAAATTCTAGAATCATTGACTTGAACCTTAATGGTAGTGGAGATATTACTGTAGACTATCTTGAAACGGAAAAAATGAATGTGAACATTCAAGGATCAGGTTCTATTAAAGTAAAAAACTGTTCAGAGGTTTCTGGATTTAAAGCACTTATATCAGGTTCTGGAGATTTCTTTGGCATGGCCGTTCCAACAAAGAAAGCTAAAATAAAAATATCAGGATCAGGGGTATGCGAAATCACATGTAATGGAAAAATAGATGCTACAATCATCGGTTCGGGACAAGTACTATATAAAGGAAACCCAGATATTGACACGAAAATTGTAGGAAGGGGAAAAGTTATGGTTAAAAAATAA